One genomic region from Rhizomicrobium palustre encodes:
- the rplS gene encoding 50S ribosomal protein L19, giving the protein MNLLQTLEAEQMKALRATPLPDFRPGDTLKVSVKVVDVTFDEKTKQNKTRERLQNFEGVCIARQGQGINEAFTVRKISYGEGVERVFPIYSPLVDSVTVVRKGRVRRAKLYYLRGRRGKSARIAERQDNSPVAE; this is encoded by the coding sequence ATGAACTTGTTGCAGACGCTCGAAGCCGAGCAGATGAAGGCGCTGCGCGCCACCCCCCTTCCCGATTTTCGCCCCGGCGACACGCTGAAGGTGTCCGTCAAGGTGGTCGACGTGACCTTTGACGAGAAGACCAAGCAGAACAAGACCCGCGAACGCCTGCAGAACTTCGAAGGCGTCTGCATCGCCCGTCAGGGTCAGGGCATCAACGAGGCCTTCACGGTCCGCAAGATTTCCTATGGCGAAGGCGTCGAGCGCGTTTTCCCGATCTATTCGCCGCTGGTCGACAGCGTGACGGTGGTCCGTAAGGGCCGCGTGCGCCGCGCGAAGCTGTATTACCTGCGTGGCCGTCGCGGTAAGTCCGCGCGTATTGCCGAGCGCCAGGACAACAGCCCGGTCGCCGAGTAA
- a CDS encoding AAA family ATPase translates to MLRRLAISGYRSLRDLAVELSPLNIVTGPNGSGKSNLYRALGLLSQVAQGRVVQSLAADGGLQSALWAGPESLSRSMKSGEHEVQGTLRKKPVSLKLGFGGDDYGYAIDLGLPQPSRSLFAHDPAIKSEALWTGPVLTRASIFAERRGPLVRIRDKTGAWREMSRDLDPWDSMMTHCADTEAAPELLDLRERMRDWRFYDQWRTDREAPVRRPQVGTFTPVLASDGSDLAAAIQTIFEIGEAERLNEAIGDAFAGARLEISTSGAYFEVQLRQHGLLRPLSAAELSDGTLQFLQLAAALLSPRPPALMVLNEPEASLHPDLLPALARLIGKASERTQIIVVSHAPALVGAIASEVWCETQTIGLHKELGETNLHDHRPPAWNWPER, encoded by the coding sequence ATGCTGAGACGTTTGGCCATTAGCGGATACAGATCGCTCCGCGATCTTGCAGTTGAATTGTCACCGCTGAATATTGTGACCGGACCGAACGGCAGCGGAAAATCAAATCTGTACCGCGCCCTTGGCCTTCTTTCACAAGTGGCGCAGGGGCGCGTCGTGCAATCCTTGGCCGCAGATGGCGGGCTGCAATCTGCACTTTGGGCAGGCCCCGAAAGCCTTTCGCGCAGCATGAAAAGCGGCGAACACGAGGTGCAAGGCACCCTGCGCAAAAAGCCCGTAAGCCTGAAACTCGGCTTTGGCGGCGATGATTACGGCTACGCGATAGATCTCGGCCTGCCCCAGCCGAGCCGGTCCTTGTTCGCGCATGACCCCGCTATCAAATCAGAAGCACTCTGGACCGGGCCGGTCCTCACGCGCGCCAGCATTTTTGCCGAGCGCCGCGGCCCGCTGGTGCGCATTCGCGATAAGACCGGAGCCTGGCGAGAGATGTCCCGCGATCTCGATCCCTGGGACAGCATGATGACCCATTGCGCCGATACCGAAGCTGCGCCGGAGCTTTTAGATTTGCGCGAAAGAATGCGTGACTGGCGTTTCTACGACCAATGGCGGACAGATCGCGAGGCCCCCGTGCGGCGCCCGCAGGTGGGTACCTTTACACCGGTCCTCGCCAGCGACGGCAGCGATCTTGCCGCCGCGATTCAAACCATTTTCGAAATCGGCGAGGCCGAGCGCCTCAACGAAGCCATTGGGGATGCTTTCGCCGGAGCGCGGCTGGAAATCTCCACCAGTGGCGCCTACTTCGAAGTGCAGCTTCGCCAGCACGGATTGCTTCGCCCCCTTTCGGCGGCAGAACTCTCCGACGGCACGCTGCAATTCCTGCAACTGGCCGCTGCGCTGTTGTCGCCGCGCCCGCCCGCATTGATGGTATTGAACGAGCCCGAAGCAAGTCTTCATCCCGATCTCTTGCCCGCACTGGCACGGCTGATCGGCAAGGCTTCCGAACGCACCCAAATCATTGTGGTCTCCCACGCGCCGGCGCTCGTCGGCGCCATTGCTTCGGAAGTGTGGTGCGAAACCCAAACCATTGGCCTTCATAAAGAACTCGGCGAAACGAATTTGCACGACCATCGTCCGCCCGCCTGGAACTGGCCAGAGCGCTAA
- a CDS encoding HU family DNA-binding protein: MAKAAATAAKAKVETISTRQLAAALAPKHELSNKASLAYIDDAIATITKHLKKGARVRLNGLGILQVRKRAARMGRNPATGEAIKIKASKKVAFRAAKELKEAI, encoded by the coding sequence ATGGCTAAAGCCGCCGCCACCGCCGCCAAGGCGAAGGTCGAAACGATCTCCACGCGTCAGCTCGCTGCTGCGCTCGCGCCCAAGCATGAACTGTCCAACAAGGCATCGCTGGCCTACATCGACGATGCCATTGCCACGATCACCAAGCACCTCAAGAAGGGCGCCCGCGTCCGCCTGAACGGCCTTGGCATTCTGCAGGTCCGTAAGCGCGCTGCCCGCATGGGCCGCAACCCGGCCACCGGCGAAGCCATCAAGATCAAGGCGTCGAAGAAGGTTGCCTTCCGCGCCGCGAAGGAGCTGAAGGAAGCCATCTAA
- the mdh gene encoding malate dehydrogenase yields the protein MAQPKIALIGGGQIGGTLALLAGLKELGNVVLFDIVEGLPQGKTLDLAQGGAVEGYNAHLSGTNSYEGIAGADVVIVTAGVPRKPGMSRDDLLSINLKVMAAVGEGIKTYAPNAFVICITNPLDAMVWALRQFANHPAEKIVGMAGVLDSARFRHFLSEEFKVSKEDVTAFVLGGHGDTMVPMPRFSTVAGIPLPELVKMGWTTQEKLDQIIQRTRDGGAEIVGLLKTGSAFYAPASSAIQMAESYLKDQKRVLPVAAYVDGPYGIKDLYVGVPAVIGENGVERIVELQLTAEEKAALDKSAGAVQGLIEACKKMDPRLG from the coding sequence ATGGCACAACCGAAAATCGCGTTGATCGGCGGCGGACAGATCGGCGGCACACTGGCGCTTCTGGCCGGTCTGAAAGAGCTTGGCAATGTGGTGCTGTTCGACATCGTCGAAGGCCTGCCGCAGGGCAAGACGCTCGATCTCGCCCAGGGTGGCGCTGTGGAAGGCTATAACGCCCATCTTTCTGGTACGAATTCTTACGAAGGCATCGCCGGGGCCGATGTGGTGATCGTCACCGCGGGCGTGCCGCGCAAGCCCGGCATGAGCCGCGACGACCTTCTCTCCATCAATCTGAAGGTCATGGCAGCGGTGGGCGAGGGCATCAAGACCTATGCCCCGAACGCCTTCGTCATCTGCATTACTAACCCGCTCGACGCCATGGTCTGGGCGCTGCGCCAGTTCGCCAATCATCCGGCGGAAAAGATCGTCGGCATGGCCGGTGTGCTTGATAGCGCCCGCTTCCGCCACTTCCTCTCCGAAGAGTTCAAGGTCAGCAAGGAAGACGTCACCGCCTTCGTGCTGGGCGGCCATGGCGATACCATGGTGCCGATGCCGCGCTTCTCCACCGTCGCCGGCATTCCGCTGCCGGAACTCGTCAAGATGGGCTGGACCACCCAGGAAAAGCTCGACCAGATCATCCAGCGCACCCGTGACGGCGGCGCCGAGATCGTCGGTCTTTTGAAGACCGGCTCGGCGTTCTATGCCCCGGCCTCCTCGGCGATCCAGATGGCCGAATCCTATCTCAAGGATCAGAAGCGCGTTCTGCCGGTCGCCGCTTATGTTGATGGGCCTTACGGTATTAAGGATCTGTATGTTGGCGTCCCTGCCGTGATCGGCGAAAATGGCGTTGAACGCATCGTCGAATTGCAGCTCACCGCGGAAGAAAAAGCCGCGCTCGACAAATCGGCTGGTGCGGTGCAGGGCCTGATCGAGGCCTGCAAGAAGATGGATCCCCGGCTCGGCTAA
- a CDS encoding DUF2141 domain-containing protein: MRALAAAMFFAMLPAAMAATITVHVANIDPKGGELHVALYTEQQWPDNDAKPLVDSIVPAVAPQTTVVMKDVPPGTYGIKTFQDVNKNGEFDQNVIGLPLERYGFSRDARPFLSAPGFNKAKFSVPDGPIELIIHLQ; encoded by the coding sequence ATGCGTGCGCTGGCAGCAGCTATGTTCTTCGCGATGCTGCCAGCCGCCATGGCGGCGACCATCACGGTGCATGTCGCCAATATCGATCCCAAGGGCGGCGAACTCCACGTCGCCCTTTATACCGAGCAGCAATGGCCCGATAACGACGCCAAGCCCTTGGTCGACAGCATCGTGCCGGCCGTGGCGCCGCAAACGACGGTGGTGATGAAGGATGTCCCGCCGGGCACTTACGGCATCAAGACCTTCCAAGACGTCAATAAGAACGGCGAATTCGACCAGAACGTGATCGGTCTGCCGCTTGAACGCTATGGTTTCTCCCGCGATGCCCGCCCCTTCCTCTCGGCGCCGGGCTTCAACAAAGCCAAGTTTTCCGTGCCGGATGGCCCGATCGAGCTGATCATCCACCTGCAATAA
- a CDS encoding GNAT family N-acetyltransferase, with the protein MIPTLTTDRLTLRAFTQGDFEAWAGIMGDPETMTFLGGPMAPSDAWRALAVTLGHWALRGYGMWAVERRSDGALMGRVGLLQPEGWTGLEVGWTLGRPFWGYGYATEAGAAAMAYAFLTQPDDHIVSNIDPANTPSQAVAKRLGESKGPEAELVIGGKAYKVDVWRISREEWQRRV; encoded by the coding sequence ATGATCCCCACCCTCACGACTGACCGCCTGACGCTCAGGGCCTTCACCCAGGGCGATTTCGAGGCGTGGGCAGGCATCATGGGTGATCCCGAGACAATGACCTTCCTGGGCGGCCCTATGGCCCCTAGCGACGCCTGGCGGGCGCTGGCGGTCACCCTCGGCCATTGGGCCTTGCGCGGCTATGGCATGTGGGCCGTGGAGCGGCGCTCAGATGGCGCCCTGATGGGCCGGGTGGGGTTGTTGCAGCCGGAAGGCTGGACCGGGCTCGAGGTCGGCTGGACCCTGGGGCGGCCTTTTTGGGGGTATGGCTATGCTACCGAGGCGGGTGCCGCCGCCATGGCCTATGCCTTCTTGACCCAGCCAGACGATCACATCGTCTCGAACATCGATCCCGCCAATACGCCCAGCCAAGCTGTCGCCAAGCGCCTGGGCGAGAGCAAGGGCCCCGAGGCCGAGCTCGTGATCGGCGGCAAAGCCTACAAAGTCGATGTCTGGCGTATTTCGCGTGAGGAGTGGCAACGCCGCGTATGA
- a CDS encoding MFS transporter — MSDPTVYRHRDFILFASSRFLSTVAMMVQSVAIGWQIYEIERTPLALGLVGLCQFLPMFLFTLPAGEMTDRFDQRRVLSLALLLQGLCAAIFLTLSITGIKTAVAYYAVLVLFGVGRGFASPAGQSLTPFLVPPERLPRAIALNSSVFTTAVIAGPAMGGFLYAFGPEVTYSLCLAFFVAASAITAIIGGRRRAKEVNTEMSRFERVVEGIRFVKNRPVILGAISLDLFAVLLGGATALLPLFARDILHTGPWGLGLLRSAPAVGAALVALALTGRPIERNIGVKMFAAVAVFGVATIVFGLSSNFYLSMGALFVLGASDMISVFVRQSLVSFATPDEMRGRVGAVNMLFIGASNELGEFESGITAALFGSIPAVIIGGLGTLGVVAIWMKLFPPLRDVDRLKDIEFKQA; from the coding sequence ATGAGTGACCCGACCGTTTACCGCCATCGCGATTTCATCCTTTTTGCGAGCAGCCGCTTCCTCTCCACCGTCGCCATGATGGTCCAGTCTGTCGCCATTGGCTGGCAGATTTACGAGATCGAACGCACGCCTTTGGCGCTTGGCCTTGTTGGCCTCTGCCAGTTCCTGCCGATGTTCCTTTTCACCTTGCCGGCGGGCGAGATGACGGATCGTTTCGATCAGCGCCGCGTGTTGTCGCTGGCTTTGCTGCTGCAGGGGCTTTGCGCGGCGATTTTCCTCACTCTCTCCATCACCGGCATCAAGACGGCGGTGGCCTATTACGCCGTGCTGGTGCTGTTCGGGGTGGGGCGCGGCTTTGCTTCTCCGGCAGGCCAGTCCTTGACGCCTTTTCTGGTGCCGCCCGAAAGGCTGCCGCGCGCCATCGCGCTGAACTCCTCGGTCTTCACCACGGCAGTGATCGCAGGTCCCGCCATGGGCGGCTTTCTCTACGCCTTCGGTCCGGAAGTGACCTACAGCCTCTGTCTTGCCTTTTTTGTCGCTGCCTCCGCCATCACCGCGATCATTGGCGGGCGCCGCCGGGCCAAAGAGGTCAATACCGAGATGAGCCGGTTTGAGCGCGTGGTGGAAGGCATCCGCTTCGTGAAAAACCGCCCCGTCATTCTGGGCGCGATTTCGCTCGATCTCTTCGCGGTGCTTTTGGGCGGTGCGACGGCGCTGTTGCCGCTCTTCGCCCGCGATATCTTGCATACCGGTCCTTGGGGGCTCGGGCTTTTGCGCAGTGCGCCCGCGGTAGGGGCCGCGCTGGTGGCGCTGGCTTTAACGGGCCGCCCCATCGAGCGGAATATCGGGGTGAAAATGTTCGCCGCTGTCGCCGTGTTCGGCGTGGCGACCATCGTCTTTGGCCTGTCGTCGAACTTCTATCTTTCGATGGGCGCGTTGTTCGTGCTCGGCGCCTCCGACATGATTTCGGTGTTCGTGCGCCAGTCCCTCGTCAGCTTCGCAACCCCGGATGAAATGCGCGGTCGCGTCGGCGCCGTGAACATGCTGTTCATCGGGGCCTCCAACGAGCTGGGCGAATTCGAAAGCGGCATCACCGCCGCCTTGTTCGGCTCGATCCCCGCTGTGATCATCGGCGGGCTCGGCACCCTTGGCGTGGTGGCGATCTGGATGAAGCTCTTTCCGCCGCTGCGCGATGTCGACCGGCTGAAAGATATCGAATTCAAACAGGCCTAA
- a CDS encoding phosphatase PAP2 family protein: MLGRSAICAAVAFACSALPLQAKMTETAGTGIAIAMPLVAGGITLLKHDRVGTAQLFVTTALTVGTAYGLKQLIRECRPFAEPCSKGGGNWNSMPSDTTALAAAPAEFLRERYGWEYGIPAYAATAFVGWSRVDAQKHHWYDVAASAGISLLYNELITTRYTKRYGFTSDLQAQPNGLFASASYRF, translated from the coding sequence ATGCTTGGTCGTTCGGCAATCTGCGCCGCAGTCGCATTCGCATGTTCCGCGCTGCCTCTTCAGGCCAAGATGACCGAAACCGCCGGAACCGGCATTGCCATTGCCATGCCTCTGGTGGCTGGCGGCATCACGCTTCTGAAGCATGATCGCGTCGGCACGGCACAGCTTTTCGTCACCACCGCGCTGACGGTTGGGACCGCTTACGGTCTGAAACAGCTCATCCGTGAGTGCCGCCCCTTTGCCGAACCGTGCAGCAAAGGCGGCGGAAATTGGAACTCCATGCCGTCGGACACCACCGCCTTGGCGGCAGCCCCCGCCGAATTCCTGCGCGAACGCTATGGCTGGGAGTACGGCATTCCCGCTTATGCCGCCACGGCTTTTGTAGGCTGGAGCCGCGTCGATGCGCAAAAGCATCATTGGTATGATGTCGCCGCCAGCGCGGGCATTTCGCTGCTTTATAACGAGCTGATCACGACCCGCTACACCAAGCGCTATGGCTTCACCTCGGACCTGCAAGCCCAGCCGAACGGCCTCTTCGCCTCGGCCAGCTATCGCTTTTAG